The bacterium genome segment AGGAAGCCGTAGTTCATCAGGTTCTTTATAATTATATGGCTGTGTGGGGATATTTATTACCAGTGTCTCTTCTTCGCTTATTCCCTTAAATCCATGATAAACACCTGCGGGGATATGGATAAGCAAGGGATTATGCTCACCTATGAAAAACTCGTTTATCAACCCATATGTTTTACTTCCTTCTCTTAAATCAAACATTACAAGTTTCAACATCCCTTTCACCACTGCGATATTATCATTCTGGTATTTATGTGAGTGCCATGCTTTTACAACACCAGGATATACAGTTGTAAGATAGACCTGCCCGAACTTTTCAAACATCTCATCATCACACCTTAAAATCTCCATCAGCCGTCCTCTCTCATCAGGTATAACATTCAGTTTTTTTATCTTCACCCCTTCTATCATCTTCTCCATACCATCCCCCTTATCCAAAATTATACCCCTTCTCCCCTTAAAATTCCAAAATTTTTACCTGTACACAGAATTTTATACACCTGAGGAGCATAATCATCTATTATTGGAGGAAACAGGTGGGGGTGGAGAGTACTTTAAAGGTATCACCCTCACCCTGCCCCTCTCCCCTCTAAGGGAGAGGGAAAATAAAAAATCCTCCCCATACGAGGGGGGAGGAAAAATAGGTGGGGGTTATGTTTACATTTCCTTCTCCCTACGGGGGGAGAAGGTGAAGGATGAGGGGGAAAAGATTAGCAAAGGTTTCACCCTCCCCTTGAAGGGAGGGGAAAATTAACAGCCCCTCTCCCATCAAGGAAGAGGAGTATGATTTTAAGTGTTTCCTATTTACCCTATCCGTACATCTTCTCTTGACAAAAATACATATATAGGGTATAATTAGGTTAAGTAAAATTGTTTCAATTAACCTATGGGAGAAGAAGATGGCAAATAATACAAACAGTTTACAGGAATGGATTAAGAAAAGGTACTACGCAATAAGGGAGAAGTTTAAAACAAACCAGTTTACATTTGATGATGTCTCATTTCTTCTTCTTAATTTGTATAAGGACTCTCCGGAACAAACAAAACTCATACTTTCAGAACTAAAGAGAGCAGGGCTTCTTAAAATCACTAAAAACGTAGAAGACAGAAGAGAATCAATCTATCAAATTGTAGACATATTAGAACCACTTCCACTTTTCCAGGAACAAGATAGATTATCAAAGAATCAGTTAACGAATATTCTTAAAACAGCAGCAGATATTATCAGAACAAGGGTTAACTATAAATTTATATTGCTTTTACTGTTCTATAAGGCACTATCTGACAAGTGGAAAAATGAATATGAAACAGTAAAGGAGGAGTTGACTAAAAAGGGATTAAAAGAGAAAGAAGCAGTAAAAGAAGCAGAACAACCATACTATCACACCTTCCATTTTAAGAATGAGTTGTTATGGGATGAAATCAGAAAAGAACCATTAAAACTTCCTGAGAATCTTTCAAAATGTCTTAAAGAACTGGCTGAACTGAATCCCGATTATAAAGACATATTTACACATTTTGACTTCCATCAGTTCACCTCAAATCAAGAAAACCAGATAATTTTAAACAACCTGTTTGAACTATTCAGCAGATACTCATTTGAAAAAGTAGAAGAGGATATACTCGGTGATGCCTATGAATGGATACTTAAATACTTTGCTCCAACAAAAGCAAAAGAAGGAGAAGTTTACACACCGAGAGAGGTTATACGACTAATGGTTGAGATATTAGACCCAAAACCAGGTAAATGGATGTACGACCCTGCCTGCGGAAGTGCTGGAATGCTTATAGTTGCATACCAGTATGTTAAAGAAAAATATGGAAAAGAGAAAGCTGCAAAACTTTTTCTTTATGGTCAGGAATATAACTCAGAAACTCTCGCACTTGCCAAAATGAATGCTGTCTTACATAGAATAAACAATATCGTTTTATCAACTGGAGATACACTTCTATTTCCAAAATTTAAAGAGAAAGACAGGATAAAACAGTTTGATTATGTTATAGCAAACCCTCCATGGAACCAGGATGGATACGACGAGGATACATTGAAAAGAGGTGAATATTACAACCATAGATTTCCTTTTGGTGCTCCAACAAAACAATCTGCTGACTGGGCA includes the following:
- a CDS encoding dTDP-4-dehydrorhamnose 3,5-epimerase family protein, producing the protein MIEGVKIKKLNVIPDERGRLMEILRCDDEMFEKFGQVYLTTVYPGVVKAWHSHKYQNDNIAVVKGMLKLVMFDLREGSKTYGLINEFFIGEHNPLLIHIPAGVYHGFKGISEEETLVINIPTQPYNYKEPDELRLPFDTDKIPYNWERRNY
- a CDS encoding type I restriction-modification system subunit M, yielding MANNTNSLQEWIKKRYYAIREKFKTNQFTFDDVSFLLLNLYKDSPEQTKLILSELKRAGLLKITKNVEDRRESIYQIVDILEPLPLFQEQDRLSKNQLTNILKTAADIIRTRVNYKFILLLLFYKALSDKWKNEYETVKEELTKKGLKEKEAVKEAEQPYYHTFHFKNELLWDEIRKEPLKLPENLSKCLKELAELNPDYKDIFTHFDFHQFTSNQENQIILNNLFELFSRYSFEKVEEDILGDAYEWILKYFAPTKAKEGEVYTPREVIRLMVEILDPKPGKWMYDPACGSAGMLIVAYQYVKEKYGKEKAAKLFLYGQEYNSETLALAKMNAVLHRINNIVLSTGDTLLFPKFKEKDRIKQFDYVIANPPWNQDGYDEDTLKRGEYYNHRFPFGAPTKQSADWAWIQHMIFSANNTGKVAVVIDTGAVSRGGREKEIRKKVVEKDLLEAVILLPEKIFYNTGAPAVILVFNRNKLNEKTGKILLVNASKEFIQGKAQNFLGKEHIERIVKTYRDFKEIEKFSKIITNEEIEEVDYNLSPSRFINVFEEETYRDIKDIKDDLKNLEKEKEEIEKRINRILEMI